A window of Epinephelus lanceolatus isolate andai-2023 chromosome 3, ASM4190304v1, whole genome shotgun sequence genomic DNA:
AAGGTTGAGAACATGTGTTTCTGGTTTGCATACAAACGTTTTAAGGCTGAAATGGGTCCTTGGTTTACACTTTATGTCCTACTCCAAAAAGAATCCTCTAATTTGTCCACAAGTATCTGTGATCAAGATCTCCATTTGTTTACAGAGATTATGTAATGCAGTTGAGTATGCATGCAGTTCATAAGAAGTATGATTCACTTCTCCCTCTGAGAGGTGACCCCCATATGCCTTCCTCACCTCCCCCCAGCTGACACCAGATGTTACGCTACAAGAGCACAGAAATTGGCCACAGCCCATCTCTGAGATAagcacccccccacacacacacacatgtgcgcaCACCCGGCCAGCCTCAaatatgcccacacacacacacactaacacagcaACCACACACAATCCCTTGAGGCGCTTTGTCTCATCCCTCACACAGCCCATGACGGAGGCCAAAACCAACAAAATGGactgtgcacgcacacacacacaggatacaGAACTGAGGGGGGATGTAGAGTGTGATATGGTGAACAATGGGGTCTGACGGACTCCCTTAAATGAGTTTGACTGAAATGTGGAAAACAACGCTGGTTTGTGGTTCAAGGCAACAGAGTCTttgtgcagctgtcagtcagtaaCAACTTTATCAATTATAGGCTCATTTTATCAGGTCGACCACAGATAAAATTAGCACTTGATGAAATATCAGAGTCTTCTATCTCTTGATATTATTTTTCCTCTAAAAGAGTAACTGTATAAAATCTCTTATTGCTCACACAGTATGTTACTATAAATTAATGATGCTGCAAATAATCGTCTGCAAAGAAATGATTCATGAAACCAGTTTGGTACCATTCATTGGTTATTGGGATATGTTTCATATGGGTTAACTCGTCTGAAAGGCAACCTTATCATCACGGGTCGCACTGATGAAAGATATTATTTGCAAAGAGCTTAATATGAATATTGACTTATGGCGGGACACTAAAACAATAACACACCTTTTCTATTTGCATTATAAATGACTGCTGAGATCAAGACTAGACCTGCAGGTATTTATGAAAGCATATAGAGGTCATATTTGCAGATGGAGGCAtacatacatgtgcacacactcacagaggtCCCCATGGACCAACAGAACcctcacacacaatcacacagtaacacacacacacacacacattccacaGCAGTTTCCTCACAGGAGTGGAAAGAAACCGAACCCTGGTccttaaaagaaaacaaatggagGTTCTGCCAAGCCCATGGCTGAACTGTAAAGGAAAACTCCCTCCTACCCTCTCCACTTCCCTCCTCCCAGCCAGGCCCGCCCCAGGTCCAGCACTATATCAAGAGCCTGCCTCCTTCTGTCAAGCTCCACAGTCCTGCTACAGTCTACAGCTGTATAACGGTCCTCTCTCCTTGTGTTCTCTCTCGACCAGCAGACAGTCAGTCATCATGTTAGGCCACAACATCAGGCAGAGCTACAGCTACAGAACAAGTGCTGCACCCCAGAAGGCTCACAGTGTGTCAGGACTCAGCTTTAGAGGAGGCCCACGCATCTCATCTACCAACATCCGCACTGTCTCCTCTGGGTATGGAGGTGGCTTGGGAAGCAGCATGGCAGGCAGCATGGGTATGGGCGGTGGGTTCGACCTGTCCAGCGCCCTGGATCAGAGCGCTGTGCACCTGAACGAGAAGGCCACCATGCAGAACCTGAATGACCGTCTGGCCTCCTACCTGGACAAGGTCCGCTCCTTGGAGGCGGCCAACGCCAAGCTGGAGATGCAGATCAGAGAGTACTACGAGCAGAAGGGGCCTGCAGCTGAGAGGGACTACAGCAACTACTGGGCCATTATCAATGACCTGAAGGACAAGGTATAGTTTGCACCAGCCTCGACTGGTTAAACACCACCCAAGTCAAATGTTTGCTGTGCTGTTAATGATTATCAAGGGAGGGTTTTAAAGTGTTACAGACATCACAGGCACAACTAAAGTCTGCATGATCTCTTGTGCTCCTGAATCATTGGTCTTTTGATGGATAAGTAATTATGTATGATTTGTAAAAGCtcaaaataaagaagaaaaatttGTTCAGTGTGTAGAAGAATACTGTGCATGGCAGTGTGACTCAGTGTTGCAGCTGTGAGACTTCATCTATGATGCTTCTGATGCAGCTGAGAGGCACTGCATGGGAAGTTAACTGATATATCAGTGTGTAATTctggcagcagagcaagcaaGTTTACGCAACAGCACAATCGAGACTTTTGCCTTCTGACCCACCCCACATGTTCCTCTTCTTTCAAGATTGCCGCCGCCACCATCGGCAACGCCAACATCCTGCTCCAGATTGATAACTCCAAGCTGGCTGCTGATGACTTCAAAACCAAGTAAGCATGAATCTTCATTTTTCTGTGGACCTATCTCCATCGTGTTAATGTCAAACAAGAAGGCTTAGGGGTGACACCTGCCTCACCTCTGTGTTCTCTACTCTCTGAACTAATTAGATTTGACCATGAGCTGATGATGCGCCAGTCAGTTGAGGCTGACATTGCCAACCTGCGCCGTCTGCTGGACCAGACCACCCTGACGAAGGCCGACCTGGAGATGCAGATCGAGGGCCTGCAGGATGAGCTGGCCTACCTCAAGAAGAATCACGCAGAGGTGAGTGATGCACATCCTCTCGCTACAATGCTCACCTCCTGTTTGAAACTCTGCAAACAGATCTTAATTCTGCTTTCCTTCCCCCCATGGTTGTTCAGGAGCTGGCAGCACTGCGCTCTCAGCTCACCGGCACAGTCAACGTGGAGGTGGATGCCGCACCCCAGCAAGACCTCAACAAAGTCCTGGAGGAGATCCGCTCCCAGTACGAAGCCATCACTGACAAACATCGTCGTGAGCAGGAGGGCTGGTTTAATGAGAAGGTGAAAATACTTTTCCATAAACTATCATATCCCACATGTTGCAAATGACTGGGTTTACTCCCTAAAGAGCCTAACCTGTAATTAAACATAATCTTCTGTGAAACTAAGACAAGTGATCAACAAGACTTCTCCTTCATCACAACTGTGCCTTTGTTTCTTGCTCTAGTCGGCAGCTCTGTCCAAGGAGGTAGCAGTCAGCACAGAGACAATCCAGACGTCCAAGACAGAGATCGGTGACCTTCGGCGCACACTGCAGGGCCTGGAGATTGAGCTACAGTCTCAGCTCAGCatggtgaggaaaaaaaaacacccaaaacatctgttcacatcTCACTGATCTTGCCTTATATGAGCAAAATCCCCAGATTAGTGTCTTGTCGGGGGAAATGGAGAAACAGACAGTGATAGAGGGGGAAAGAGCAGAAGGGAGGGGAACCGAGAGAGGCTTTATTGAAAGAacgaagggagggagagaaagataaGAGTGATGGGGGCTGACGAGAAGGGAGGGAAGGGCTCCTGCTGGGGGAAACATTTCACAGACATCTGCTCAAACTCTGGAAGACATAAAAGAGCTCGAGAAGAGCTGAAGGAATGTTAAACTAGATGACCCAAAAAGTCATGCTCTCTTGGATTATCTGTGCCCAGCTGGCGTAAATCATTCGACACTCCCTGCAAGAGCACCATTTTGCTCCTGTGTAACAGTGGAGAAGCTGCTAAAAGACACATTCAAACCCCAATGCATGCACCTCTGCTAATTATTACCCCATAAAGTAAGGAGATCATACTAAACAAATACAGACAtgcttttgtgtctctctgacatATATAATCCAGGGCGTGGTTGGTGGTTACACACTATAGATGTGTCACAAAAGATTTACTGCAGTAAACTGGTTTGCAAGTATGAACAACAGACTATATGTGCCTCAATTCTTGTGCATGAATTCAGCTCCTTTTCTCTTCTAATCTCTCACAGAAAGGAGCTCTGGAAAACACATTGGCAGAAACAGAAGCACGTTACAGCGCCATGCTCGCCGGCTTCCAGAACACAATCAACATGCTTGAAGCCGAATTAGCCAATGTGCGCGCGAGCATCGAGCAACAGGGCCAGGATTACAAGATGCTGCTCGACATCAAGACCAGGCTGGAGCAGGAGATTGCAACCTACAGGAGCCTGCTGGAAACAGAGGAGTCCAGGTAGATGCAGGAGCATGGAGCGATAAGACCAAAGTATGCACTCATTTACTGAAGAAAATCATGCCTGTTTCACTCactgttttccttttctcttcccTCTCCCTCATTCTAGACCTATTGGCACAGGTAAGTGTCTGTTTTAACAAGACATTACATAATAACAGTACAGTCAGTGTAATACAAGCTTGGAGCACTGCCATCATgattttttccttctctttttttaCAGGGGGCTCAAAAACCACAGTCACAACCACCACTGTGCGCAGCTCCAGCTAGGAGGTCCAACTGGCAGGACAAGCTgttctcagacacacacacccacacacaaacactccaaCTAATAAAAGCTGTTACACGAGATGAGTGAAACCGTACTGAAAAAAGATATGCTGAAAGTGAAGCCCGTGTTAAAGTttacaacatttgcattttggaagaagtcattgtgtgtgtgtgtgtgtgacctgtcTGACAAATAAATCTGCTGGTGACTACAAGTTGTGTTGTTTCGTGACTTTACTGGCCTTTCAGAAAAAGTCTAAATCTTTTGCAATAACATGGCTCTGTTTATGCAGTCGTCATGGCAACTGCATGACATTATGGGAGACGGGAGGTGGGAGGTGGAGTTGCGGAAATCTGTGTTACGTAACAGGGCTGTTGTCAGGAAAGGGTGAACAATGGTTAACAGCTCCACTGTGGAAAGCTTTAGGCTGGAGAGAAAAGCTGTGTTGAACTTGATGCTCTGAGAGCTCAAACAAGAAAACTTGAAGAAAAGTGCAAGTTTTGTGACCAAACAAAGTGAATGACCTGGGGCTTTGCCCagagaggtttttt
This region includes:
- the LOC117255598 gene encoding keratin, type I cytoskeletal 19, which codes for MLGHNIRQSYSYRTSAAPQKAHSVSGLSFRGGPRISSTNIRTVSSGYGGGLGSSMAGSMGMGGGFDLSSALDQSAVHLNEKATMQNLNDRLASYLDKVRSLEAANAKLEMQIREYYEQKGPAAERDYSNYWAIINDLKDKIAAATIGNANILLQIDNSKLAADDFKTKFDHELMMRQSVEADIANLRRLLDQTTLTKADLEMQIEGLQDELAYLKKNHAEELAALRSQLTGTVNVEVDAAPQQDLNKVLEEIRSQYEAITDKHRREQEGWFNEKSAALSKEVAVSTETIQTSKTEIGDLRRTLQGLEIELQSQLSMKGALENTLAETEARYSAMLAGFQNTINMLEAELANVRASIEQQGQDYKMLLDIKTRLEQEIATYRSLLETEESRPIGTGGSKTTVTTTTVRSSS